A stretch of the Kroppenstedtia eburnea genome encodes the following:
- a CDS encoding class I SAM-dependent methyltransferase, with product MPEKVSKGYKGLGMNGVIAAWYAKNTRKNMEDYRRVAKKAAQSLYTEASVLEVAPGPGYLSLELAKLGNYKVTGLDISETFVEIARKHAKEAGVEIDFRLGDAAAMPFPDETFDLIICRSAFKNFSQPIRALDEMHRVLKPGGKAVILDLRGDVSSARLNRHVEEELAYTGVNALLTKWVMRSMLIKRAYTKQAFAEMVSKSEFGSCEILEDSIELEIRLEKNPHPGH from the coding sequence GTGCCTGAAAAAGTTTCCAAGGGGTACAAAGGATTGGGGATGAACGGTGTGATCGCCGCTTGGTACGCAAAAAACACCCGAAAAAACATGGAGGATTACAGAAGGGTTGCAAAAAAGGCGGCACAGTCCCTCTATACAGAGGCTTCCGTCCTGGAGGTCGCTCCGGGGCCGGGATATCTGTCCCTGGAATTGGCGAAGCTTGGCAACTACAAAGTGACAGGATTGGATATCAGTGAAACCTTTGTGGAGATCGCACGGAAGCACGCCAAGGAAGCAGGTGTGGAGATTGATTTTCGTCTGGGAGATGCCGCAGCGATGCCCTTTCCGGATGAAACTTTCGATTTGATCATCTGTCGGTCCGCCTTTAAAAATTTTTCCCAACCGATCAGGGCTCTGGATGAGATGCACCGGGTGTTGAAACCCGGCGGAAAAGCGGTGATTCTTGATCTGCGGGGGGATGTATCCTCAGCGAGATTGAACAGACACGTGGAAGAGGAGTTGGCATATACCGGAGTCAATGCTCTTCTGACCAAATGGGTGATGAGGTCGATGCTCATCAAGCGGGCCTACACCAAACAGGCCTTTGCGGAGATGGTCTCCAAAAGCGAATTCGGGTCTTGTGAGATTCTGGAGGATTCGATCGAATTGGAGATCCGTCTCGAAAAAAACCCCCATCCGGGGCACTAG
- a CDS encoding DUF3153 domain-containing protein, protein MKLYKKGIPLIATLTFILLATGCVNADYHVTIHKDGSGIYRVKVLTPSVIADQLDPFQEKMENHGYRVREIREDHRVGWLAEKDVKSVVKDPPGDELKDILGPSGKTAGLIPFLREGSRGPVRIEKSWFQYRILLQTEADLTHLQADNPLERFLWEETNLRFRLTLPLKPGEHNADQVSDDGKTLTWKLEPGEKNPIRVLVEFPNPVGWILCLTIAFILLLFILYLVRSRLLRRR, encoded by the coding sequence GTGAAGCTGTACAAAAAAGGAATCCCCCTGATCGCCACACTGACATTCATTCTGTTGGCAACAGGATGTGTCAATGCCGACTACCACGTCACCATTCATAAAGACGGGTCGGGAATCTACCGGGTGAAGGTGCTGACCCCTTCTGTGATCGCCGATCAACTGGATCCCTTTCAGGAAAAGATGGAAAACCACGGTTATCGGGTGCGGGAGATCCGTGAGGATCACCGTGTCGGATGGCTGGCGGAAAAAGACGTAAAAAGTGTAGTAAAAGATCCACCCGGTGACGAATTGAAAGACATCCTCGGACCCTCCGGAAAAACGGCCGGTTTGATCCCCTTTCTCCGGGAGGGATCCAGAGGTCCTGTTCGCATCGAGAAAAGCTGGTTTCAGTACCGGATCCTTCTTCAGACGGAAGCGGATCTGACCCATCTCCAGGCCGACAATCCACTGGAGCGGTTTTTATGGGAAGAAACCAACCTCCGTTTTCGCCTGACTCTTCCCCTGAAACCCGGGGAACACAATGCGGATCAAGTTTCCGATGATGGGAAAACCCTGACATGGAAACTGGAACCGGGTGAAAAAAATCCAATCCGGGTTCTCGTGGAATTCCCCAATCCCGTGGGGTGGATCCTCTGTTTGACCATTGCATTCATTCTGTTGCTCTTCATTCTTTATCTGGTAAGGTCCCGATTGCTCCGACGCAGGTGA
- a CDS encoding YfiT family bacillithiol transferase: MENLRYPIGRFNPDREKESHDWHIWMLAETPHRLKDAVSGLDREQLDTPYRPGGWTLRQVVHHLPDSHLYGYLRFKRALTEERPTVSPFDQDKWSHLPDSRLNIDVSIDFLEALHQRWVGLLHSMRSEQFQKGYRHPEWGFLTLENSLRLYSWHCRHHLAHISSLRERMNW; encoded by the coding sequence ATGGAAAACCTGCGCTATCCGATCGGCCGTTTCAATCCCGACCGGGAAAAGGAGTCCCATGATTGGCATATCTGGATGCTGGCGGAAACCCCCCACCGATTGAAGGACGCCGTCTCCGGTTTGGATCGGGAACAACTGGACACACCCTACCGCCCCGGGGGATGGACTCTGCGGCAAGTGGTCCACCATCTGCCGGACAGCCACCTTTACGGATACCTGCGGTTCAAACGGGCCCTGACAGAAGAGCGGCCCACGGTCTCTCCCTTTGACCAAGACAAATGGAGCCACCTTCCCGATTCCCGGTTGAATATCGATGTATCGATCGATTTCCTCGAAGCTCTCCATCAGCGGTGGGTGGGATTGCTCCATTCCATGCGGTCGGAACAGTTTCAGAAAGGGTACCGGCATCCGGAGTGGGGGTTTCTGACCCTGGAGAACTCCCTCCGCCTTTATTCCTGGCACTGTCGGCACCACCTCGCCCACATCTCTTCTCTACGGGAACGAATGAATTGGTGA
- a CDS encoding ABC transporter substrate-binding protein, with protein sequence MVVMLTLTGLLAACGGEADSGKGMKLKEEGKLTFAMSGLYKPYNFKQSGQLTGFDVEIGKAIAKEMGLKPNPVTTPWETIVAGLQAGKYDAVIGSMGITEKRKKAVLFTDPYYRSGAQVFIREGNDEIGTPEDMKGKKIGVVKASTYKDEALKYSKEIKEYTSDVVALQDLPTGRIDAVITDEGVGDHAIKHDGLKIRKVGKPLTMDEMGIAIHKNNPGLEKEINQALKNIIENGTYEKISQEWFNRNILSDQP encoded by the coding sequence ATGGTTGTCATGCTCACGCTGACCGGACTCCTGGCGGCTTGCGGAGGGGAAGCCGACAGTGGCAAAGGGATGAAACTGAAAGAAGAAGGGAAGCTCACCTTTGCCATGAGCGGACTGTACAAGCCCTACAACTTTAAACAGAGCGGTCAATTAACCGGATTTGATGTGGAAATCGGGAAGGCGATCGCGAAGGAAATGGGGCTGAAGCCCAACCCCGTAACCACCCCCTGGGAAACCATCGTGGCCGGTCTGCAAGCGGGTAAATACGATGCGGTCATCGGCAGCATGGGGATCACGGAGAAACGAAAAAAGGCGGTGCTCTTCACCGACCCCTATTATCGCTCAGGAGCTCAAGTATTCATCCGGGAAGGAAACGATGAGATCGGGACACCGGAAGACATGAAAGGGAAAAAGATCGGAGTGGTCAAGGCGAGCACTTACAAAGACGAGGCACTGAAGTATTCAAAGGAGATCAAGGAGTACACCAGTGATGTGGTGGCACTGCAAGATCTGCCCACCGGACGGATCGATGCGGTGATCACCGATGAAGGTGTCGGCGATCACGCGATCAAACATGACGGCCTCAAAATCCGGAAAGTGGGAAAGCCCCTCACCATGGATGAGATGGGAATTGCGATCCACAAGAACAATCCCGGCCTGGAAAAGGAGATCAACCAAGCGCTGAAAAACATCATCGAAAACGGAACCTATGAAAAAATCAGCCAAGAGTGGTTCAATCGAAATATCCTTTCCGACCAACCGTAA
- a CDS encoding amino acid ABC transporter permease → MAFREILVTTAAGFGQAAWITVQLTFLSLLLGSVLGLILAFFKISSIRVLQWIANLYIALIRGTPLIVQIMFFYFGLAQGLGWNINEFPAGILALGIHAAAYIAEIFRGAIQSIDRGQMEAARSLGMSYPQAMRRIVMPQAFRRSLPPLGNQFIIGLKDSSLVAYIGVNELFGMALSEASANYQPFLTYAVNGLYYLALVLIFTFLLHRMEKHLHRDKGGTA, encoded by the coding sequence ATGGCCTTCCGGGAAATATTGGTCACCACAGCGGCCGGGTTTGGTCAGGCCGCCTGGATCACGGTTCAGCTCACCTTTTTATCCCTGCTTCTGGGAAGTGTGCTGGGGCTGATCCTCGCTTTTTTCAAAATCTCCTCCATCCGGGTGCTGCAATGGATCGCCAATCTGTATATCGCTCTGATCCGGGGCACCCCTTTGATTGTGCAGATCATGTTTTTTTATTTTGGTTTGGCCCAAGGTCTGGGATGGAACATCAACGAATTTCCCGCCGGGATTTTGGCTCTGGGAATTCATGCCGCGGCCTATATTGCGGAGATATTCCGGGGAGCAATCCAGTCCATTGACCGGGGCCAGATGGAGGCAGCCCGTTCCCTGGGCATGTCCTATCCCCAGGCCATGCGCAGAATCGTCATGCCCCAGGCTTTCCGACGGTCGTTGCCCCCGTTGGGAAACCAGTTCATCATCGGCCTGAAAGACTCCTCCCTGGTGGCTTATATCGGTGTGAATGAGCTGTTCGGAATGGCATTGTCCGAGGCCTCCGCCAATTACCAACCCTTTCTCACCTATGCGGTCAACGGACTCTACTACCTGGCGTTGGTTCTGATCTTCACCTTCCTCCTCCACCGGATGGAAAAACATCTTCATAGGGACAAGGGGGGGACAGCATGA
- the mraY gene encoding phospho-N-acetylmuramoyl-pentapeptide-transferase, translated as MFWISPAVTFGLGVLLAPLVIPLLRRLKFGQSIRAEGPEAHQKKAGTPTMGGVIFLTAVVLASVPLAGRAEAGSPDLFFLLFATLSYGIVGFMDDYIKVVMRRNLGLTARQKLLGQVFIGMVLFWVLWQVRVVRGTYEAISTIGIPGTDLYISLNWLYFPLLVIMMIAASNAVNLTDGLDGLVAGTAAIAYGAYTVIGIMQENTSVIIFSASVTGALLAFLLFNANPAKVFMGDTGSLALGGGLAALAVITKTELLLLIIGGVFVMETLSVMIQVTSFKLRGKRVFLMSPVHHHFELKGWSEWRVVTTFWGLGFLFAVLGVYLEIFI; from the coding sequence ATGTTTTGGATCTCTCCGGCGGTCACTTTCGGGTTGGGTGTACTGCTTGCACCATTGGTCATTCCTCTGCTCAGAAGATTGAAATTCGGTCAGTCGATTCGGGCAGAGGGGCCGGAAGCTCATCAGAAGAAAGCCGGTACGCCTACGATGGGGGGAGTGATTTTTCTCACCGCAGTGGTATTGGCCTCCGTTCCTCTCGCCGGCAGGGCGGAAGCCGGGAGTCCTGATCTTTTCTTTCTCTTGTTTGCCACGTTGAGTTACGGAATCGTGGGATTTATGGATGATTACATAAAAGTGGTGATGCGGCGCAATCTGGGGCTGACCGCCAGGCAGAAGTTACTGGGACAGGTCTTTATCGGGATGGTGTTGTTCTGGGTGCTGTGGCAAGTCCGGGTGGTGCGTGGAACCTATGAGGCGATCTCCACGATCGGAATTCCCGGGACGGATCTTTATATCTCTTTGAACTGGCTTTATTTTCCCCTTTTGGTAATCATGATGATTGCCGCTTCCAATGCTGTCAATCTGACAGACGGACTGGACGGACTGGTGGCGGGAACCGCAGCCATCGCATATGGGGCTTACACCGTGATCGGGATCATGCAGGAAAATACCAGTGTCATCATCTTTTCGGCCTCTGTCACCGGGGCATTGCTGGCTTTTCTCCTCTTCAATGCCAACCCGGCCAAAGTGTTTATGGGGGATACCGGGTCACTGGCCTTGGGCGGGGGACTGGCGGCACTGGCGGTGATCACCAAAACGGAACTGCTGTTATTGATTATCGGCGGAGTGTTTGTGATGGAAACCCTGTCGGTGATGATCCAGGTCACTTCCTTTAAATTACGGGGAAAAAGGGTGTTCCTGATGAGTCCGGTTCACCATCATTTCGAACTGAAAGGCTGGTCGGAATGGCGGGTGGTGACCACCTTCTGGGGGTTGGGATTCTTGTTTGCGGTGTTGGGGGTCTATTTGGAAATATTTATCTGA
- a CDS encoding LCP family protein, which translates to MRKKKRRKLWLRILTVFMVGIVGVSSYFIYQVWAAAEQSFDPLNRDKSAKRDKEITMEDPFTVLLVGTDVRTADAKDWRSDVLMVAAVNPKKKSIKMLSIPRDTYALISNSNGVKTKINSAPYYGTRSQVGPMTNTVQTVENFLNIPIDYYVRINFNGFIEAVDAVGGVDVNVPFDFNMRLFYKWYSFKEGPAHLNGHEALAYVRMRKSDPEGDLGRNKRQKEVIQALMSQMTSVKTVSKVDDLLEAVGNNVSHNMEIKQMIALQDTYRKIPKDRTETLELNGENSKDNPQGIWYFLVNDEERLRISNILRKQLKLPLQTLDGQPYTPSQSQDPEEIDGGTEETTGTSGIN; encoded by the coding sequence GTGCGAAAAAAGAAGCGCCGTAAATTGTGGCTTCGCATATTGACAGTTTTTATGGTGGGTATTGTCGGTGTGTCCAGCTATTTTATCTATCAGGTTTGGGCAGCCGCGGAGCAATCCTTTGACCCCCTGAACAGGGATAAATCCGCCAAACGGGATAAGGAGATCACCATGGAGGATCCCTTCACCGTCCTGTTGGTGGGAACCGATGTCCGCACTGCCGATGCAAAGGATTGGCGATCCGATGTGCTCATGGTGGCCGCTGTCAATCCCAAAAAAAAATCAATCAAGATGCTGAGTATCCCCAGGGATACATATGCTTTGATCTCCAATTCCAACGGGGTGAAGACCAAGATTAACTCCGCACCTTATTATGGCACCCGTTCCCAGGTGGGGCCGATGACCAACACCGTGCAAACTGTTGAAAACTTCCTCAATATTCCCATCGATTATTATGTGAGGATCAACTTCAACGGCTTTATTGAAGCGGTGGATGCCGTGGGCGGGGTGGATGTGAACGTCCCCTTTGACTTCAACATGCGTCTGTTCTACAAGTGGTACTCCTTCAAAGAAGGGCCCGCTCATTTGAACGGCCATGAAGCCCTTGCCTACGTCCGGATGCGCAAATCCGATCCCGAAGGAGACTTGGGGCGAAACAAGCGGCAAAAAGAAGTGATCCAAGCGCTGATGAGCCAGATGACCAGCGTCAAGACCGTGTCAAAAGTGGATGATCTGCTGGAAGCCGTGGGTAACAACGTCAGTCATAACATGGAGATCAAACAGATGATCGCACTTCAGGATACCTACCGGAAAATTCCCAAGGACCGAACGGAAACTTTGGAACTTAACGGCGAAAACAGTAAAGATAATCCCCAGGGTATCTGGTACTTCCTGGTCAATGACGAGGAACGCCTGCGGATCAGCAACATCCTGCGAAAGCAGTTAAAATTGCCGTTACAAACCCTGGACGGCCAACCATACACCCCTTCACAATCCCAGGATCCCGAAGAAATCGACGGGGGGACTGAGGAAACCACCGGTACATCCGGGATCAATTGA
- a CDS encoding ABC transporter ATP-binding protein, which yields MSDVIHVEGVHKWYGDNHAVNGVSLHVREGEIFGILGPNGAGKTTMVEMMEGLRKRDDGLIQILGMDPDQDPYELRERIGVQFQSTSIQPRMKVGEAIRLFSSLYRKKTDTGRLIRALGLTDRLNAAFEDLSGGWKQRVTLALATIHDPDLIFLDEPSTGLDPRARRELWDLILSMRDSGKTVVLTTHYMEEAERLCDRVAMFRKGQLVALDTPKELIRKQAGNRRLTFESPGADSGRILRLPGVDRVEQEGELVRVYATSLQQVARSLFNLAEQEGWTIEGFRFESGTLDDLFVSMAVDREGV from the coding sequence GTGTCCGATGTGATCCATGTGGAAGGTGTGCACAAATGGTATGGGGATAACCATGCAGTGAACGGGGTGAGTCTGCACGTCCGGGAAGGGGAGATCTTCGGAATCCTCGGTCCAAACGGGGCCGGAAAAACCACGATGGTGGAGATGATGGAAGGACTTCGCAAACGGGATGACGGCCTCATTCAGATTCTGGGGATGGATCCGGATCAGGATCCTTATGAGCTTCGGGAACGGATCGGTGTCCAGTTTCAATCCACCTCGATCCAACCCCGGATGAAGGTGGGGGAGGCGATCCGGTTGTTCTCCTCTCTGTATCGCAAAAAAACAGACACCGGGAGGTTGATCCGGGCACTCGGCCTGACAGACCGTCTGAATGCCGCTTTTGAGGATCTCTCCGGAGGTTGGAAACAACGGGTGACCTTGGCGCTGGCCACCATCCATGATCCGGATCTCATCTTTTTGGATGAACCCAGCACCGGGTTGGATCCTCGTGCACGGCGGGAGTTGTGGGACTTGATCCTCAGTATGAGAGATTCGGGGAAAACCGTGGTGTTGACGACTCACTATATGGAGGAGGCGGAGCGACTGTGTGACCGGGTCGCCATGTTCCGGAAGGGGCAACTGGTGGCTTTGGATACACCCAAAGAGTTGATCCGGAAGCAGGCCGGCAATCGTCGGCTCACCTTTGAGTCCCCCGGAGCTGATTCGGGGCGGATTCTCCGGTTGCCGGGAGTGGACAGGGTGGAACAGGAGGGGGAACTTGTTCGGGTGTATGCCACTTCCTTGCAGCAGGTTGCCCGGAGTCTGTTCAATCTGGCGGAGCAAGAAGGGTGGACGATCGAAGGATTCCGGTTTGAATCAGGAACCCTGGATGATCTGTTTGTGTCCATGGCTGTGGATCGGGAGGGAGTATAA
- a CDS encoding DUF2935 domain-containing protein — translation MEYVKASRFEHRFWLQVLGDHARFIRDSLAPEEKEEIRRAGEYVQVFDRLLEQARAKVEGAQWQALAGEVDRWARGIREFKLQLLQRHLTGKIKLSLSPSFMNHMVNEVEEYIRILACLCQGQVPPAQHPVHHHLLWLSDASGHSGAISGNLDFAEKGWKRKSDRFTRHFDAFYLKAVELAGYLRTCLSDFPALRRFNRDVELEITLFQGFLRELEEMRLNDQLLGVLSPLMADHMFREECYYLIKLAEVSKVKAPNCDPGRPRSEN, via the coding sequence ATGGAGTATGTGAAAGCATCCCGGTTTGAACACCGGTTCTGGTTGCAGGTTTTGGGGGATCATGCCAGGTTTATCCGGGATTCCCTCGCGCCGGAGGAAAAGGAAGAGATCCGCCGTGCCGGGGAATATGTGCAGGTGTTTGATCGATTGCTGGAACAAGCCCGGGCCAAGGTGGAGGGGGCCCAATGGCAGGCACTGGCGGGGGAGGTGGACCGGTGGGCGCGGGGGATCCGGGAATTTAAGCTGCAGTTGCTTCAACGTCATTTGACAGGAAAGATCAAACTTTCCCTCAGTCCGTCATTTATGAATCACATGGTGAATGAGGTGGAGGAATACATCCGGATCCTGGCCTGCCTCTGCCAGGGTCAGGTGCCGCCGGCACAGCACCCGGTTCATCACCATCTGCTGTGGTTATCGGATGCTTCCGGTCATTCGGGAGCGATCTCGGGAAATCTGGATTTTGCGGAGAAAGGATGGAAACGGAAGAGTGATCGGTTCACCCGCCATTTTGATGCATTTTATCTGAAGGCAGTGGAGTTGGCAGGATATCTCCGCACCTGCTTGTCGGACTTTCCGGCCCTGCGTCGGTTCAATCGGGATGTGGAGCTGGAGATCACGCTCTTTCAAGGGTTCCTGAGAGAATTGGAGGAAATGAGGTTGAATGATCAGTTGTTGGGGGTGCTGTCTCCCTTGATGGCGGACCATATGTTCCGGGAGGAATGTTATTATCTCATCAAACTGGCGGAGGTTTCCAAGGTGAAAGCGCCCAATTGCGATCCGGGACGGCCCCGATCGGAAAATTGA
- a CDS encoding esterase/lipase family protein — MKRWLFHGVLYVAVFCLSILSLGPSVWAEESSGAPYNETEEQAEQERQIQSTLEVKPADSQRNNQHPIILVHGLGGFDKLYTLHYWGGIHNVVNDLGKRGYEAHAADIGTFSSNWDRACELYAQIKGGRVDYGKAHAEEHGHARYGRTYPGFVPDWGEDKKIHLISHSMGGQTVRVLIQLLENGDEQERANTPKEELSPLFDQQRKSWVKGTVTISTPHDGSPFVYDVSGKAPYIQQIVGAFAAALGNRPLVDYDFKLDQWGLKRERGESFPGYMKRVRNSGIWEKSKDTAEWDLRPEGALELNRWVEAQPDVYYFSVGSEQTYRSPLTGHELPEPFMNPAMYYSAIYIGKYTRHTDEVVIDRKWWKNDGLVSTYTMNGPKLGSSDEIIPYDGNPRIGKWNDLGTMKSHDHLDIIGLGVRDQRGLYRDLATLLGSLPE, encoded by the coding sequence TTGAAACGGTGGTTATTTCACGGTGTGCTGTATGTGGCGGTTTTTTGTCTCTCCATCCTCAGTTTGGGACCCTCGGTGTGGGCGGAGGAATCAAGTGGGGCCCCTTACAACGAAACCGAGGAACAGGCGGAGCAGGAACGACAGATCCAGTCGACTCTTGAGGTGAAGCCGGCTGATTCCCAACGAAACAATCAGCATCCGATCATCCTGGTGCACGGGTTGGGCGGATTTGACAAGCTTTACACTCTCCATTATTGGGGAGGAATCCACAACGTCGTCAATGATCTGGGGAAAAGGGGTTATGAGGCCCATGCCGCAGACATCGGCACCTTTTCAAGCAACTGGGACCGGGCGTGTGAGTTGTACGCCCAGATCAAGGGAGGACGGGTGGATTACGGAAAGGCTCACGCCGAGGAACATGGTCACGCCCGATATGGTCGCACATATCCGGGATTTGTACCGGATTGGGGAGAGGATAAAAAAATTCATCTGATCTCTCACAGCATGGGCGGGCAGACGGTGCGGGTGCTGATTCAATTGCTGGAGAACGGGGATGAGCAGGAGCGGGCCAACACTCCCAAAGAGGAGTTGTCCCCTCTCTTCGATCAGCAACGAAAGTCCTGGGTGAAGGGCACTGTCACCATCTCCACTCCCCATGACGGTTCTCCCTTTGTTTATGACGTGAGCGGAAAAGCGCCCTACATCCAACAGATCGTCGGCGCTTTTGCTGCAGCTCTGGGCAACCGGCCTCTCGTCGATTATGATTTTAAACTGGATCAGTGGGGTTTGAAGCGGGAGCGGGGGGAATCCTTTCCCGGTTATATGAAGCGGGTGAGAAACAGTGGGATCTGGGAAAAATCGAAGGATACTGCTGAATGGGATTTACGCCCTGAGGGGGCATTGGAATTGAATCGCTGGGTGGAGGCACAGCCGGATGTGTACTATTTCTCCGTCGGTTCGGAACAAACTTATCGCTCTCCGCTCACAGGCCATGAACTTCCGGAGCCATTTATGAACCCGGCGATGTATTATTCAGCCATCTATATCGGGAAGTACACCCGACACACCGATGAAGTGGTGATCGACCGGAAATGGTGGAAGAATGACGGGCTCGTCAGTACCTACACCATGAATGGACCGAAGCTGGGCTCTTCCGATGAGATCATTCCATACGACGGCAATCCCCGGATCGGCAAATGGAATGATCTCGGGACGATGAAGTCCCACGATCACCTGGATATCATTGGACTGGGAGTTCGGGATCAGCGGGGGTTGTATCGGGATCTGGCCACTCTCCTCGGCTCCTTGCCTGAATGA
- a CDS encoding amino acid ABC transporter ATP-binding protein, translating into MIQVKGLNKSFGKNHVLKEIDLDVGESDVVVLIGASGSGKSTLLRCLNFLELADSGEIRIDGKEVDPRRDDLNRIRQDVGMVFQHFNLFPHMNVLENVMEAPVHVKKADRKQAKTEAEDLLDKVGLSDKARAYPSQLSGGQQQRVAIARSLAMNPRVMLFDEPTSALDPELVGEVLQVIKSLAKEGMTMVIVTHEMGFAREVADWVIYLDEGRLVEEGTPAQIFDHPSQGRTREFLNRVL; encoded by the coding sequence ATGATTCAGGTGAAAGGTTTAAACAAAAGTTTTGGAAAGAATCATGTATTGAAGGAGATCGACTTGGACGTCGGGGAAAGTGATGTGGTCGTTCTGATCGGAGCCAGCGGTTCCGGGAAAAGCACCCTCCTTCGCTGTCTCAACTTCCTCGAACTGGCTGACAGCGGGGAAATCCGGATCGACGGCAAGGAAGTGGACCCCCGCCGGGATGACTTAAACCGGATCAGACAGGATGTGGGCATGGTTTTTCAGCATTTCAATCTGTTTCCCCACATGAATGTCCTGGAGAATGTGATGGAAGCCCCTGTCCATGTTAAAAAGGCGGACCGGAAACAAGCAAAAACAGAGGCTGAAGACCTCCTCGACAAAGTGGGACTCTCCGACAAAGCCCGGGCTTATCCTTCCCAACTCTCCGGCGGGCAGCAACAGCGGGTGGCCATTGCCCGCTCATTGGCCATGAACCCCCGGGTGATGCTGTTCGATGAGCCAACCTCTGCACTGGATCCGGAATTGGTGGGAGAGGTGCTTCAAGTGATCAAATCCCTCGCCAAAGAAGGCATGACCATGGTGATTGTCACCCATGAGATGGGGTTTGCCCGGGAAGTGGCCGACTGGGTCATCTATCTTGACGAAGGAAGATTGGTGGAAGAGGGCACACCGGCACAAATCTTTGACCATCCTTCACAAGGACGGACGAGAGAGTTTTTAAACCGGGTGCTTTGA
- a CDS encoding ABC transporter permease, which translates to MRATPVQPVTVMTAHLLQGALVFLISALILVGFGMAVYDLRLPLYPGSFLAAVGLAVFALYPFAIFATSFAKDNRSSAAISSVLLNVMLFLSGATFPLEMMPEFIRQVAKILPLYYVVDLFQATWNGSPLWENTGSVGVLAGIAVVFTYLAVRFFRWTSREM; encoded by the coding sequence TTGCGGGCGACTCCGGTCCAGCCGGTCACGGTGATGACCGCCCACTTGCTGCAGGGGGCCCTCGTTTTTTTGATCAGTGCGCTGATCCTGGTCGGGTTTGGGATGGCTGTTTACGATCTCCGACTGCCGCTATATCCGGGAAGCTTCCTGGCTGCAGTCGGTCTGGCGGTGTTTGCACTCTATCCCTTTGCCATCTTTGCCACTTCCTTTGCCAAAGACAATCGCTCGTCGGCGGCGATCAGCTCCGTGTTGCTCAATGTGATGCTGTTTCTCTCCGGTGCCACCTTTCCGCTGGAGATGATGCCGGAGTTCATCCGCCAAGTGGCCAAAATTCTTCCTTTGTACTATGTCGTCGATCTGTTTCAGGCAACTTGGAATGGCTCTCCTCTGTGGGAAAACACCGGGAGTGTGGGGGTGCTGGCGGGGATCGCAGTGGTGTTCACTTATCTGGCTGTCCGCTTTTTCCGCTGGACTTCCCGGGAGATGTAA